Genomic segment of Firmicutes bacterium CAG:345:
ATAAAATTGTTCCATTAGCCAATATATACCATTTGTTCCTTTTTTTAGTTTTTTAGAAAGTTGTTCTTTTGTTATGGGCATAACTTGAAAAATGCTAATGTATTTATGTTTGGAAACAAAGCACTTAACTATGCTTGGAGATTTAAATATTTCTGGTAATAACAATACAGTCCCGCAGTATTTGCCTTTTATTTGCATGTCAATGGCATCGGAAACAGTAATATTTTCTTTTGCATTAAATGCGTATTCAGCTGTAGCCCAGAGCAATGAGTTGAGCGATAACCATTCCGTTTTCTCCTGACTGATTTCGACTTCTGGATCGATAAGCATCATGTATTCGTTGCGTTGATTTGCCTTTCTTCCCCACCCAATATCACGTTCAGGCATTAGGTAGTCGCTAGCACCAATCGTGCATAGTTTCCAAAATGGCATATCTTTTGAGGGCTCAAATACAAGAGTAGTAATTGGCTTCATTTCATTTGATAGAACATTCTTTTTAAGTCTCAAGCAAAAAACAGGCTTTTGCTTAAAAGTCTCAACATAATGGTCATATAATTTTTGTTGTTTCTTGTTACTCGCTTTATAAGCAAATTCTTTTTCATCTAATTCTGGCAAACCAATCACTCCTGTATAGTATTCTAAATATAATGTTATTTTACCACAAAAGGCTCAAAAAAGCTGAAAATGTCGCAAAAAATAGCCATTTTAAGTACAAAAAAAGGCTTGATACACTATTTACTTTGTATCAAACCTATGCTTTTCTTATGGTGGAGATGACGAGAATTGAACTCGTGTCCAAATAAGGCACCATCAAGAAGACTACAGCTTAGTTTGCATAAATTAAGATCTATTAGCTGCAAACGACTGCCAGATCTTGGTGCTGACTAATTCTTATTCTTTATATGTCAGCCTATAAAGAAGCAATCATTCTTAGTTTGCCGTAACCTCTCCGAATGATAGCGAGAAGAGACGACTATGCTGGGCTAAGCCCTGAGCTGCGGAGTTTTAAAAAACTAGCAAGCAGCTGCTGCCATCATGGCAGGAGCATTATTTACATGATAAAGTTTTTTGGCATTTATCTTTTTTTTGGTGATAACGTCACCACTCGGCTGCCTTGTTGACTCATCCTTACCTGTCGAAACCAAAACATCCCCAAGTAGCACTTTCGTGCTCATTAATATTATCACGCATTTTTTTAAAAATCAAACAAAAAATGCCTTTCGGCATTTTCTTTAGTTAAGCTACTTGTGGTATAACAAGATTCCAACCTGGTCTTGCTTTATTTACTACGGCAAGTGATTTATTGAATAACTCTTGTTCTTTTAAAAATCTAGCGTTCTTTAAATCTTTATGAGAAGCTAAATATGCTGCGTATTTATTTACTACTGTTTCGGTATCTTCTTTCATGTTGTTGATAATACCTTCGATGAGAACTGCTGTTCTATACATTGATAATTCACCGCAAGAAACAATACTATTTTGGAAATCTTTCTTTTGTAAAGAATAATAATTTTCAGCTTCGTCAAAACTTTCTGAAGAAAGTAAGATAAATAACTTCTCTGCAATCATTTTAG
This window contains:
- a CDS encoding unknown (no significant homology to UniProt), which encodes MPELDEKEFAYKASNKKQQKLYDHYVETFKQKPVFCLRLKKNVLSNEMKPITTLVFEPSKDMPFWKLCTIGASDYLMPERDIGWGRKANQRNEYMMLIDPEVEISQEKTEWLSLNSLLWATAEYAFNAKENITVSDAIDMQIKGKYCGTVLLLPEIFKSPSIVKCFVSKHKYISIFQVMPITKEQLSKKLKKGTNGIYWLMEQFYTHDDDYKLIASKPFTTL